A window of Fibrobacter sp. genomic DNA:
TTTACGCTGTGTCTCAGGAGTTAACTGCAGCCTGACTTCACCATATTGTACACCGGTGTTTATTCCGTTTCCTCCGATTGAGGAGGAGATCGAAATCAGGTCCGGAAGACCCTTCATCAGTTCCTCCACTTCCAGTACCCGCCTTTTGGTAACTTCGATGGGAGTTCCGGGAGGAAGCTCTATGGCTATAGATATGACACCTTCATCGATCTTAGGCACAAATTCAGAACCCAGTTTCGGTGTTATAAACTGCAAAGTCGCCCAGAAAATCAATAAAATGCTTACCACAACAGTAAACTGGGCAACCCTGTTTGAAAGCAGCCAGTCAAGATGCTTCTTATAGCGTCTTTCGATACTGTAAAGAAGACGATCGACAATATTGGGGCCTTTTCCTTTTGACCCGGCGTTATTTTTCTGCTTTAACAGTCTCGATGCCAAAAGAGGAGTAAGCGTAAAACTCAGGAAAATAGAAGCTACAGTTGCAAATACAATCGTCAAACCTAAAGCCTTAAAAGCACTTCCGATAATTCCCGATGTAGTGGCTATGGGGATAAATACCGCGAGGTTGGTCAGAGTTGACGCAAGCACGGCCATAAAGATCTCATTTGTCCCCTCCTCTGATGCCTTGCGAATGTTCTTTCCGCTGTTTCTGTGGCGGACGATATTCTCTATGACCACTATTGAGTTTGTAACCAGCAGTCCAATCGAGACTGTCAGTGACATAAGGGTAATTGTATTCAGAGACAGTTTCGCCGCACTCATCCCCACCAACGCCATTATCAGCGAAAGGGGCATCGTAATCGCGGCAATAAGAGTAGTCCGCCAGTCAAAAAGAAACAGCAGAAGAATAAGCGCGGTAAGGATTATCCCGGTCACGATATTACCATAGGTATCTTCAACAATACTTTTGGTAAACGTTGATGAATTTTCAATTACATCGATCGAGTATCCCTCCGGAAGCTGCGATCTTATCTCCTCTGCCTTTGCCAGAACCAGGTCAGCGGTTTTAACAACGTTTGCATCCGAATTCTTTGTAATAGAGATGTGAACCGATTCCTTACCCTGATACCTGGCAAATTCACGCACCTCTTTGTAACCGTCCTCAACCGCGGCTATATCCTTTATTCTTACGGTGTAGTTTTCCATTACGGTTCCATACTGCTTGTGAACCGGAATCTGCGTCTCCCGGATCTCATCGAGCGAGCAGTATTCTCCGGAAACCTTTACAGAATACTCCCTGTTTTCACCTGTCACAAATCCGCCGGGAATAGTAGTATTCTGTGCCTTGAGAAGGGCAGCGACCTGAAAGATGGTAAGATTGTGAGCTGCCAGTTTTTCAGGATCCAGCTTTACAATGATCTCACGCTCCCGTCCTCCGATCACATCCACCTTCGCTACACCGCTTATCTGGGCAAAACAGTCTTTTATCTCATTGTCAACATATCGTCTGAGCTTGTCCGGTGAAACCGGAGCTGTAACAGACAGTATGACAATGGGCTGATCGTTGGGATTGTGCTTGGAGACAACCGGTTTTTCCAGATCTTCAGGAAGAGTGTAAAGGATCTGGTCTATTTTGTCCTTTACCTCCATCGATGCAATATCAGGATTGGTTCCAGCATTAAACTCCAGCACCAGAAATGCGGCTGATTCCAGACAGTATGATGTGACATGTTTCAGCCCCCCGATTGTGCTCACCTGTTCTTCGATCGGCTTAACCACATTAAGCTCGATCTGATCAGGTCCTGCTCCGGGATAAATTGCCTGAACCGTGATATAAGGGAGTTCCATATCCGGTATCTTATCTACAGGCAGCCTGAAAAATACCACCACTCCGAACATGGCCACCGCCAGAATGCACATTATCATCATCAGCGGCCGTCGAATGCTTATTCCGGCAATGCTCATAGTGTATCTCCTTTACTGATTCACCACATTAACTTTTAAGCCATCCTGAAGCATCGAAAGGCCCGACACAATAACATGGTCATCAAGGGTGCATCCCTGCACTATTTCGTAAACATATCCGGTATTGATACCCAGGGTAACATTCTTTTTGACTGCTTTACCGTTTTGTATAGAAAAAAGGTATGGCTCATTTCCCTGTGTAAAATTGACAGCCTCGAGCGGAACATACAGGGCATCCTTTTTCTCATTGACAATTGTGTGAATCTGCTTGAACATGCCGGCTTTCAACAGGCGCTTCTGATTTGGAAAGCGTGCCGTTACCTTGAAACTGTGCGCCAGACCGTTTGCACCCAGTGCGACCCGGTCGATTGAACCCCAGACCGTATCCTCT
This region includes:
- a CDS encoding efflux RND transporter permease subunit codes for the protein MSIAGISIRRPLMMIMCILAVAMFGVVVFFRLPVDKIPDMELPYITVQAIYPGAGPDQIELNVVKPIEEQVSTIGGLKHVTSYCLESAAFLVLEFNAGTNPDIASMEVKDKIDQILYTLPEDLEKPVVSKHNPNDQPIVILSVTAPVSPDKLRRYVDNEIKDCFAQISGVAKVDVIGGREREIIVKLDPEKLAAHNLTIFQVAALLKAQNTTIPGGFVTGENREYSVKVSGEYCSLDEIRETQIPVHKQYGTVMENYTVRIKDIAAVEDGYKEVREFARYQGKESVHISITKNSDANVVKTADLVLAKAEEIRSQLPEGYSIDVIENSSTFTKSIVEDTYGNIVTGIILTALILLLFLFDWRTTLIAAITMPLSLIMALVGMSAAKLSLNTITLMSLTVSIGLLVTNSIVVIENIVRHRNSGKNIRKASEEGTNEIFMAVLASTLTNLAVFIPIATTSGIIGSAFKALGLTIVFATVASIFLSFTLTPLLASRLLKQKNNAGSKGKGPNIVDRLLYSIERRYKKHLDWLLSNRVAQFTVVVSILLIFWATLQFITPKLGSEFVPKIDEGVISIAIELPPGTPIEVTKRRVLEVEELMKGLPDLISISSSIGGNGINTGVQYGEVRLQLTPETQRKESVFEKINIIRPMLSDIPDAKISITSVGGIAGENEGADMVIEVKGVEMEKVIAISDQISGILYNTQDLTDINSSWKGDKPEIAIVPNRGRLEHYGLSPSLAQSVTIQMLGGLVRYNITGDDGAIYREKGEDFPIRVQLDKRARSTVRDIQTMEVLTPRGPVPLEAVADVKYTGGVSSITRKDKQRMIQVSANLTSGNVGKKIAALKERFNEIELEPGYSIKFAGLQDLQNESFSQLGLAAVLAVILTFMLLVALLESIPMAFVIMLTIPLGLIGVVWFMYLTSSTLSMVSLLSIIMLIGVVVNNAILLVDYARMRRLEDGISAREAIVQAGGTKLRAILMSNLAIIISMVPMALGIGAGGNFRASFAITTIGGVLVSTIFTFFLIPVLYIWTAPSLKKLREEYESEHTV